A single Triticum dicoccoides isolate Atlit2015 ecotype Zavitan chromosome 2A, WEW_v2.0, whole genome shotgun sequence DNA region contains:
- the LOC119355863 gene encoding casparian strip membrane protein 1 — MSTSEAATVIPVYDVAPGQGAPSKAPAAAPPSAAAAAPAAAATTTAPRKFPMRFFRRSDRGSRCMAFLDFLLRIAAFGPALAAAIATGTSDETLSVFTEFFQFRARFDDFPAFLFLMVASAIAAGYLLLSLPFSAVVVLRPQTTVLRLLLLVCDTIMLGLLTAGAAAAAAIVDLAHSGNERANWVPICMQFHGFCRRTSGAVVASFLSVFIFVLLVVLAAFSIRKR; from the exons ATGAGCACCAGCGAGGCCGCCACTGTCATCCCCGTTTACGACGTCGCCCCCGGCCAGGGCGCGCCCTCCAAGGCCCCCGCAGCCGCGCCCCCGTCTGCCGCGGCGGCCGCTCCTGCAGCTGCGGCCACGACGACAGCCCCGCGCAAGTTCCCCATGCGGTTCTTCCGGCGGAGCGACCGCGGCAGCCGGTGCATGGCGTTCCTCGACTTCCTGCTGAGGATCGCGGCGTTCGGGCCCGCGCTCGCGGCGGCCATCGCGACCGGCACGTCCGACGAGACGCTCTCCGTCTTCACCGAGTTCTTCCAGTTCCGCGCCCGTTTCGACGACTTCCCGGCCTTCCT GTTCCTCATGGTGGCGAGCGCGATCGCCGCGGGGTACCTGCTGTTATCCCTCCCGTTCTCCGCCGTCGTCGTGCTGCGGCCTCAAACCACCGTCCTCAGGCTTCTCTTGCTCGTCTGCGACACG ATCATGCTCGGGCTGCTGACGgcgggggcagcggcggcggcggccatcgtGGACCTGGCGCACAGCGGGAACGAGCGTGCCAACTGGGTGCCCATCTGCATGCAGTTCCACGGCTTCTGCCGGCGCACGAGCGGCGCCGTCGTGGCCTCCTTCCTCTCCGTCTTCATCTTCGTGCTCCTCGTCGTCCTCGCCGCCTTCTCCATCAGGAAGCGCTGA
- the LOC119355864 gene encoding 3-hydroxyacyl-[acyl-carrier-protein] dehydratase FabZ-like, protein METAAAVSVPRSACRAALPFPAPLKLQGRVALPRRVLPGAPRQRLVARCAAADDSAAAELPIEKRFAAFPAVMDINQIREILPHRFPFLLVDRVIEYKAGEYAVAIKNVTINDNFFPGHFPERPIMPGVLMVEAMAQVGGIVMLQPEVGGSQDNFFFAGVDKVRFRKPVIAGDTLVMRMTLTKYQRKFGLAKMEGKAYVGGDVVCEGEFLLISATE, encoded by the coding sequence ATGGAGACAGCCGCCGCCGTGTCCGTGCCCAGATCCGCCTGCCGTGCCGCGCTCCCCTTCCCGGCGCCCCTCAAGCTCCAGGGCCGCGTTGCGCTCCCCCGCCGGGTGCTCCCCGGGGCGCCGAGGCAGCGCCTCGTCGCGCGCTGCGCGGCTGCCGACGACAGTGCGGCGGCAGAGCTCCCCATCGAGAAAAGGTTCGCCGCCTTCCCGGCCGTCATGGACATCAACCAGATCCGCGAGATCCTGCCCCACAGGTTCCCCTTCCTCCTGGTAGATAGGGTCATCGAGTACAAGGCAGGAGAGTATGCTGTTGCGATCAAGAATGTCACGATAAATGAcaacttcttccccggccacttcCCGGAGCGCCCGATAATGCCCGGCGTTCTCATGGTTGAGGCCATGGCCCAGGTCGGGGGCATCGTGATGCTGCAGCCTGAAGTCGGTGGATCCCAAGACAATTTCTTCTTTGCAGGGGTTGATAAGGTGAGATTCAGGAAGCCAGTGATTGCTGGTGACACTCTGGTCATGAGGATGACCCTCACCAAATATCAGAGGAAATTCGGGCTTGCAAAGATGGAAGGAAAAGCTTATGTGGGTGGCGACGTAGTGTGTGAGGGGGAGTTCCTCCTTATTAGCGCCACTGAATGA